A window of the Vanessa cardui chromosome 12, ilVanCard2.1, whole genome shotgun sequence genome harbors these coding sequences:
- the LOC124534321 gene encoding uncharacterized protein LOC124534321 — MCCIFTCCGWMVDLIQRLWTFTMSCCISSAVCCSLLTASMSGVALGYNYSLAEYIDLKETNVSVYLKRGIFDDDIADDMDWRRSGHQPVAGHIGENNLITGPNDETTTLRSGRRLDESIYESNDRNNFEGSLMRLTAKAPDPSPSEAGSSEVPLSELIKDYSVGSLDQLKAVQSAINMRKAAALARRMNDKMQKMPLQNEQSQPQDLRDMNSRRAMKFDVPPFQGPSTINSLRQAVPDSSINNPAKWLLPKIPYDKIPKDTLYVDDYMSPTYPAPVTPRAGPVRPTRPKQTPRIRPTHTTTKTQVPSRSAEPNLPKSIDEEMESYKDKFNVNKLDNIGLSDDEFLKKIRTGAKKSEDDYEEDIKGVPLRRKRSHDLIFTSNKSRHKITNENKEDIVVGSRDQTQENLVSTTLRVSSQETLMKLLVSSIIS, encoded by the exons ATGTGTTGTATATTCACGTGCTGTGGGTGGATGGTCGATCTTATACAGAG ACTATGGACGTTTACGATGTCTTGTTGTATCAGCTCAGCGGTCTGTTGTTCTCTGCTAACCGCGTCCATGTCGGGCGTCGCCCTCGGGTACAATTACTCTCTAGCTGAGTACATCGATTTAaaag AAACGAATGTCTCTGTTTATCTGAAGCGTGGTATTTTCGACGATGATATCGCTGATGATATGGACTGGAGACGCAGCGGACACCAACCTGTGGCGGGTCATATAGGAGAAAATAACC TCATAACCGGTCCCAATGACGAAACGACTACCTTGAGGTCAGGGAGACGACTGGATGAATCAATATATGAGTCTAATGATCGAAACAATTTTGAGGGTTCATTAATGAGACTGACAGCGAAAGCTCCCGATCCGAGCCCTTCAGAGGCTGGATCATCTGAAGTGCCACTAAGCGAG ctAATAAAGGACTATTCGGTGGGGTCGCTCGATCAGCTTAAAGCTGTTCAAAGCGCCATTAATATGAGAAAAGCTGCGGCTTTAGCTCGTCGAATGAACGACAAAATGCAAAAG ATGCCATTGCAGAATGAGCAATCCCAGCCACAAGATTTGAGGGATATGAATAGTAGGCGTGCTATGAAGTTTGATGTTCCACCATTTCAAGGCCCTTCTACAATAAATTCGCTCCGTCAAGCCGTTCCAGATAGTAGTATAAACAATCCAGCGAAATGGCTGTTACCAAAAATACCCTATGATAAAATTCCGAAGGATACGCTTTATGTAGATGATTATATGAGCCCTACATATCCAGCTCCAGTCACCCCAAGAGCCGGTCCTGTTAGGCCGACTAGACCGAAACAAACACCCAGAATAAGACCGACACATACCACAACAAAAACACAAGTTCCTTCAAGAAGTGCCGAGCCAAATTTACCTAAATCGATCGATGAAGAAATGGAATCCTACAAAGATAAATTTAACGTAAACAAATTGGACAATATAGG GCTGAGTGACgatgaatttttgaaaaaaataagaacagGTGCAAAGAAATCAGAAGATGATTACGAGGAAGACATCAAAGGTGTTCCACTAAGAAGGAAGAGAAGCCATGATCTGATATTCACCAGTAATAAATCAAGACATAAAATTACAAACGAAAATAAGGAAGACATTGTTGTTGGGAGCAGAGACCAAACGCAAGAAAATTTAGTTTCTACAACTCTAAGAGTATCTTCACAGGAGACTCTTATGAAACTACTGGTTTCTTCAATAATTTCTTGA